In Deltaproteobacteria bacterium GWC2_55_46, a single window of DNA contains:
- a CDS encoding nitrite reductase has product MSWHIVCSIEEIPERGARTVRFNGKEVAVFRLSNGSVAAVDNRCPHGGGPLAEGIVAGKLVSCPLHGWRIDLDSGRVVAPESGVVARYETKTEDSRLWIRI; this is encoded by the coding sequence ATGAGCTGGCATATTGTCTGCTCGATCGAAGAGATACCGGAGCGCGGAGCGCGCACAGTGCGCTTTAACGGAAAGGAGGTCGCCGTCTTCAGGCTTTCAAACGGGAGCGTTGCGGCTGTAGATAACCGTTGCCCGCATGGCGGCGGCCCGCTTGCGGAAGGGATAGTAGCCGGGAAGCTCGTTTCATGCCCGCTTCACGGCTGGAGGATAGACCTCGATAGTGGGCGCGTAGTTGCGCCTGAGAGCGGCGTTGTTGCCAGGTACGAGACAAAAACAGAGGACTCCAGGCTATGGATAAGGATCTGA
- a CDS encoding MFS transporter: MKLNDFLKAGHPPTLLMAFLYFDMSFMVWVMLGPLGVHIARELALSPAEKGLMVAIPVLAGALFRVPFGWMVDSIGPKKTGLIGQVIVILGLLLAWVVGLGNLQEVYIMGILLGVAGASFAVALPLASRWYPPQYQGLALGIAGAGNSGTVFAALFAPVLANHFGWNAVFGLALIPLAVTLLVYTLLARDPEGKAKPLRLTEYFAILKDKDAWWFMFFYSVTFGGFVGLASSLVIYFNGQYGVEPATAGYLTAACVFMGSGFRPVGGYLADRFGGIRTLSFLYLAVALSMFIVSFGIGSVWGGLAAFMMGMMALGMGNGSVFQLVPQRFAKEIGVITGLVGMAGGIGGFYLASSLGFSKQYTGDYQMGFLIFSGLSLIAFGGLSAVKSRWRATWGSPVVTAARV, translated from the coding sequence ATGAAGTTAAACGATTTTCTAAAGGCAGGTCACCCGCCGACGCTCCTAATGGCCTTCCTCTACTTCGACATGTCTTTCATGGTATGGGTGATGCTCGGTCCCCTGGGAGTCCACATCGCGAGGGAGCTGGCCTTGAGCCCGGCGGAAAAAGGGCTTATGGTCGCTATCCCGGTCCTTGCAGGCGCGCTCTTCCGAGTCCCCTTCGGATGGATGGTCGATTCTATAGGCCCCAAGAAGACCGGTCTCATCGGGCAGGTGATTGTAATCCTGGGTCTTTTGTTGGCATGGGTTGTGGGCCTTGGTAATCTTCAAGAGGTCTACATAATGGGGATATTGCTTGGTGTTGCCGGCGCCTCCTTTGCCGTGGCCCTGCCTCTCGCCTCGCGCTGGTATCCGCCGCAGTATCAGGGGCTTGCCCTGGGAATTGCCGGGGCTGGCAACTCCGGCACCGTCTTCGCCGCCCTTTTCGCCCCGGTGCTCGCCAACCACTTCGGATGGAATGCTGTCTTCGGGCTGGCCCTCATACCACTCGCAGTTACCCTTCTTGTCTATACTTTGCTCGCCAGGGACCCGGAGGGGAAGGCGAAGCCCCTCAGGCTCACTGAGTACTTTGCCATCCTGAAGGACAAGGACGCCTGGTGGTTCATGTTCTTCTATTCGGTTACCTTCGGCGGCTTCGTCGGCCTCGCCTCAAGCCTCGTAATCTACTTTAACGGCCAGTACGGGGTAGAGCCGGCGACAGCAGGCTACCTTACCGCCGCGTGCGTCTTCATGGGCTCCGGCTTCCGTCCGGTCGGGGGTTACCTCGCTGACAGGTTCGGCGGCATCAGGACCCTTTCATTCCTTTATCTGGCGGTAGCCCTCAGTATGTTCATAGTCTCCTTCGGCATAGGCTCGGTATGGGGTGGCCTCGCAGCCTTCATGATGGGCATGATGGCCCTCGGCATGGGCAACGGCTCGGTATTCCAGCTCGTGCCCCAGAGGTTCGCTAAGGAGATAGGCGTAATAACAGGGCTTGTAGGCATGGCGGGGGGCATAGGAGGATTCTACCTCGCATCGAGCCTCGGCTTCTCCAAGCAGTACACGGGAGATTATCAGATGGGCTTCCTCATATTCTCCGGGCTCTCGCTCATCGCCTTCGGGGGACTTTCCGCGGTAAAGAGCCGCTGGAGGGCCACATGGGGCTCGCCGGTCGTCACGGCCGCAAGGGTGTAA
- a CDS encoding nitrite reductase large subunit: MPAKRRLVVVGGGMAGIKALEEILAIDRDAFEVSVYSAEAHPNYNRILLSSIISGDSTVEGITLNNRGWFSRNGVTLHLGNPIVEIMRGYKKVVAADGSSSPYDTLILATGSRPVVIPVPGADKEGVFVFRTIEDCAKITAKALVSRSAAVIGGGLLGLEAAVGLQKLGLDVTVIHDQPTLMNLQLDATAGRMLKERLEEAGLRFHLAALTREVLGDGRATGLAFSDGGAIDCDMVVISVGTRPEVSLAHKAHLFCRRGIVVNDYMQTFTDPSIYAVGECTEHRGRTYGLVAPLFAQARVLASHVTGQGRLSFVTPTTSTKLKVKGIDLFSAGDIDGPAETVEYLDKKSGVYKRLFISKDIIKGAILFGDSTDGPRLQKLIEERSDISDRRATLLLGVDAEEAEREPLDADIICGCNGVSKKAIADAIKEFGLTTRKDVIARTKASGSCGGCAASVERILASVNGHMASISEPVCACTSLSHDELKEMIRGGEYGDIKELTTELGWNGEGCHVCLPAINYYLGALGNGMDDARARVVNERLHANIQKDGTFSVIPRVYGGVVSPEELIRIGEVAKKHNVSTVKITGGQRIGLYGIRKEELPEVWRELGMPSGFAYGKALRTVKTCVGERWCRYGTQDSMGLGVKLEKALEGLWTPAKMKLAVSGCPRNCAEATVKDLSVVGVKGGWEIYCGGNGGIRLRGADHLCTAKDEAEVLEVAKAFIALYRDDARYGERTSEWIERVGLRKIKDGVVDDLRSRRVLAEKLADILSGLGVDPWEERVRAKEDEDGYEASDYTPIELNMAEVEA; this comes from the coding sequence ATGCCTGCCAAGAGAAGGCTTGTTGTCGTCGGGGGCGGCATGGCCGGCATAAAGGCGCTCGAAGAGATCCTCGCCATCGACAGGGACGCTTTTGAAGTAAGCGTATACTCCGCGGAGGCGCATCCCAACTACAACAGGATACTCCTTTCCTCGATCATATCCGGTGATTCCACGGTCGAGGGGATAACCCTCAATAACAGGGGATGGTTCTCCCGGAACGGGGTCACGCTCCACCTCGGGAACCCTATTGTGGAGATAATGAGGGGGTACAAAAAGGTAGTTGCCGCTGACGGCTCGTCTTCGCCATATGACACCCTCATATTGGCCACGGGCTCGCGCCCTGTCGTTATACCTGTGCCTGGAGCCGACAAGGAGGGTGTCTTTGTCTTCAGGACGATCGAAGACTGCGCGAAGATAACCGCCAAGGCTTTGGTGTCAAGGAGCGCCGCCGTAATAGGAGGCGGGCTCCTTGGCCTTGAGGCGGCTGTAGGGCTACAGAAGCTCGGGCTCGATGTGACAGTAATACACGACCAGCCGACCCTTATGAACCTGCAGCTCGACGCAACCGCCGGCCGCATGCTCAAGGAGAGGCTCGAGGAGGCCGGGCTAAGGTTCCATCTCGCCGCGCTCACCAGGGAGGTGCTTGGAGACGGGCGGGCAACCGGCCTCGCCTTCTCCGACGGAGGCGCTATCGATTGCGACATGGTGGTGATCTCCGTCGGCACAAGGCCGGAAGTGAGCCTCGCGCACAAGGCCCACCTCTTCTGCAGGCGTGGGATAGTTGTCAATGACTACATGCAGACATTCACCGACCCGTCGATCTATGCGGTCGGCGAGTGCACCGAGCACCGCGGCAGGACCTACGGGCTTGTGGCGCCGCTCTTCGCGCAGGCGCGCGTGCTCGCCTCTCACGTTACAGGGCAGGGGAGGCTCTCTTTCGTAACCCCCACCACATCCACCAAGCTCAAGGTAAAGGGAATAGACCTCTTCTCGGCCGGGGATATCGACGGCCCCGCCGAGACTGTAGAGTACCTCGACAAGAAGAGCGGGGTATACAAGAGGCTATTCATATCAAAGGATATCATCAAGGGGGCGATACTCTTTGGGGATTCGACAGACGGGCCGAGGCTCCAGAAGCTTATCGAGGAACGCTCTGACATAAGCGACAGGAGGGCGACGCTCCTCCTTGGAGTAGATGCGGAAGAGGCAGAGCGCGAGCCCTTGGATGCCGACATAATCTGCGGCTGCAACGGGGTGAGCAAGAAGGCGATTGCAGACGCGATAAAGGAGTTCGGTCTTACGACAAGGAAGGATGTCATAGCCCGCACAAAGGCCTCTGGCTCTTGCGGCGGGTGCGCGGCGTCTGTCGAGAGGATACTCGCCTCGGTCAACGGCCACATGGCCTCGATATCAGAGCCGGTCTGCGCCTGCACCTCGCTATCTCACGATGAGCTGAAGGAGATGATAAGGGGCGGAGAGTATGGCGACATAAAGGAGCTGACGACGGAACTTGGATGGAACGGGGAAGGCTGCCATGTATGCCTTCCCGCCATCAACTATTATCTCGGCGCCCTGGGCAACGGCATGGATGATGCGAGGGCAAGGGTGGTGAATGAAAGGCTCCACGCCAACATACAGAAGGACGGCACCTTCTCGGTCATACCGCGCGTATACGGCGGGGTCGTCAGTCCTGAAGAGCTTATCCGCATAGGCGAGGTGGCGAAAAAGCATAACGTCTCCACGGTCAAGATAACCGGCGGGCAAAGGATTGGGCTATACGGAATAAGAAAGGAGGAGCTGCCAGAGGTCTGGAGGGAACTTGGTATGCCGTCCGGCTTCGCCTACGGCAAGGCACTGAGGACAGTAAAGACCTGCGTTGGGGAGCGGTGGTGCCGCTACGGCACGCAGGACTCGATGGGCCTTGGGGTCAAGCTCGAGAAGGCCCTTGAAGGGCTCTGGACACCCGCGAAGATGAAGCTCGCTGTCTCTGGCTGCCCGAGGAACTGCGCAGAGGCGACTGTCAAGGACTTGAGCGTTGTTGGCGTAAAGGGCGGCTGGGAGATATATTGCGGCGGCAACGGCGGGATAAGGCTCAGGGGGGCCGACCACCTCTGTACCGCCAAAGACGAAGCGGAGGTGCTCGAAGTAGCCAAAGCCTTTATCGCCCTCTACAGGGATGACGCCAGGTACGGCGAGAGGACGAGCGAGTGGATAGAGCGGGTAGGGCTCCGGAAGATAAAGGATGGGGTCGTCGATGACCTCCGGTCGAGAAGGGTGCTGGCGGAGAAGCTTGCGGATATCCTCTCAGGGCTGGGTGTTGACCCGTGGGAGGAGCGCGTAAGGGCGAAGGAAGATGAAGATGGCTATGAAGCCTCCGACTACACGCCGATAGAGCTGAATATGGCGGAGGTGGAGGCATGA
- a CDS encoding nitrate reductase gives MELEVDGGKVVYLSGDKASAANNGELCSKGISLMATIGGAERLICPQMRGTTDEPFKRASWDEAIGQAAGRFASIIKEHGPESVAFYVSGQLLTEDYYVFNKLMKGFIGSNNIDTNSRLCMSSAVVAYKRAFGADGPPTCYDDIDAAENLFIFGANPAYAHPVLFKRMERAKERGARVVVVDPRRTATASIADLHIPLRPGTDVALLQSMLNILLWEGVIDKAFIEAHTNGFEAVSKEAGSMTPKRAAAICGIEPAEIAKAAYIFADGPSLSFWTMGLNQYTTGTDKCNALINLHLATGQTGKPGSGPFSLTGQPNAMGGREVGGLSTMLSAHRELDNPEHREEMERIWGSGKISPKPGYTATDIFRKMDEGAVKAVWIVCTNPAVSLPDLNLVKRALKKAELVIVSDAYNTETASFAHILLPAATWPEKEGVATNSERSISLLEKAVDPPGEALPDWKIGALFARRLGAELESDFDRPFGYSSTEEIFEEHKLTTRGRDCDITGVSYRLLRSTGHAQWPFPAEGRQGKRLYEEGLFATPDRRARFMDVKYRPVAEAPDEDYPLSLTTGRIRDQWHTMTKTGRVPQLMMHTPVPELEISARDAEERGLQSGSLAVVASRRGTLMAEVKVTGSIREGVVFLPMHWGLNLAVNRLTTSQADPYSKEPELKHAAVEVMPFKGWRALLLIPGMHVGAGSAIAAKYPYGAVACLGREHVVTRIDLAGEGRLDGDKIEEIDCLIPLSSDESLTYSDESSGIMRKIWLKGGKLAAVRWTGAEPATEASHLLTMLLNGGDLSAERATLLAPQGGCRKGGCKTVCSCKGVSESAIASAIEKGTSTVDGIKALLAAGTSCGSCVPQIKEMLSARM, from the coding sequence GTGGAGCTCGAGGTGGATGGAGGCAAGGTAGTCTACCTTTCAGGTGATAAGGCAAGCGCCGCAAACAACGGCGAGCTTTGCTCCAAGGGGATCTCCCTCATGGCGACCATCGGTGGAGCTGAGAGGCTCATCTGTCCGCAGATGCGCGGTACGACCGATGAGCCTTTCAAGAGGGCTTCCTGGGATGAGGCGATAGGGCAGGCCGCTGGAAGGTTCGCTTCCATCATAAAGGAACACGGCCCTGAAAGTGTCGCCTTCTATGTGTCAGGCCAGCTCCTTACCGAGGACTATTATGTCTTCAACAAGCTCATGAAGGGCTTCATAGGCTCTAACAATATCGACACCAACTCAAGGCTATGCATGTCCTCCGCCGTGGTAGCCTACAAGAGGGCCTTCGGCGCGGACGGGCCGCCGACCTGCTACGACGACATCGATGCTGCGGAGAATTTATTCATCTTCGGGGCAAACCCGGCGTATGCCCACCCTGTGCTCTTCAAGCGCATGGAGCGGGCAAAGGAGAGGGGGGCGAGGGTCGTGGTCGTGGACCCGAGGAGGACAGCTACGGCCTCGATAGCAGACCTCCACATACCGCTCCGCCCTGGTACAGATGTCGCGCTCCTCCAGTCGATGCTCAATATACTCCTCTGGGAGGGGGTGATAGACAAGGCGTTCATAGAGGCCCACACGAACGGCTTTGAGGCCGTCTCAAAAGAGGCGGGCTCTATGACCCCAAAGAGGGCCGCCGCTATCTGCGGCATAGAGCCGGCCGAGATCGCGAAGGCGGCCTATATCTTCGCCGACGGCCCAAGCCTTTCCTTCTGGACGATGGGGCTCAACCAGTACACCACGGGGACCGATAAGTGCAACGCCCTCATAAACCTTCACCTCGCTACAGGCCAGACAGGAAAGCCCGGCTCAGGCCCCTTCTCCCTTACCGGCCAGCCAAACGCCATGGGTGGCAGGGAGGTGGGCGGCCTCTCTACTATGCTGTCTGCGCACAGGGAGCTCGACAACCCTGAGCACAGGGAGGAGATGGAACGGATTTGGGGCTCAGGCAAAATTTCCCCCAAGCCTGGATATACTGCAACTGATATTTTCAGGAAGATGGACGAAGGGGCCGTGAAGGCTGTATGGATAGTCTGCACCAACCCGGCGGTCTCTCTTCCCGATCTCAACCTGGTAAAAAGAGCGCTAAAGAAGGCGGAGCTGGTGATCGTATCAGACGCCTACAACACTGAGACCGCCTCCTTCGCCCACATACTCCTGCCGGCGGCCACCTGGCCGGAGAAAGAAGGGGTGGCGACGAACTCGGAACGGTCGATAAGCCTTTTGGAGAAGGCCGTTGACCCTCCCGGAGAGGCCCTCCCTGACTGGAAGATAGGGGCGCTCTTCGCGAGAAGGCTCGGAGCAGAGCTTGAAAGTGATTTTGACAGGCCATTCGGTTATAGTTCCACTGAAGAGATATTCGAGGAGCATAAGCTTACGACCAGGGGAAGGGACTGCGACATCACAGGCGTAAGCTACAGGCTCCTGCGCAGCACCGGTCACGCGCAGTGGCCCTTTCCGGCTGAAGGAAGGCAGGGGAAGAGGCTTTACGAGGAAGGGCTCTTCGCGACACCTGACAGGCGCGCGAGGTTCATGGATGTAAAATATCGCCCGGTTGCCGAGGCTCCCGATGAGGACTATCCCCTGTCCCTTACGACCGGGCGAATACGGGACCAATGGCATACGATGACAAAGACAGGGAGGGTGCCGCAGCTAATGATGCACACCCCTGTGCCTGAGCTTGAGATAAGCGCCAGGGACGCGGAAGAGAGGGGGCTTCAAAGCGGCTCTCTCGCCGTTGTTGCCTCAAGGCGCGGTACGCTCATGGCAGAGGTCAAGGTGACCGGCTCAATAAGGGAAGGGGTCGTCTTCCTCCCGATGCACTGGGGGCTTAACCTGGCGGTAAACCGGCTTACAACCTCTCAGGCTGACCCTTATTCCAAAGAGCCTGAGCTCAAGCACGCCGCTGTCGAGGTTATGCCTTTCAAGGGATGGAGGGCGCTCCTTCTTATCCCGGGCATGCATGTCGGGGCAGGATCGGCCATCGCCGCCAAATACCCATACGGGGCGGTTGCCTGCCTCGGCAGGGAGCATGTGGTAACGAGGATAGACCTTGCCGGAGAAGGGAGGCTCGACGGAGACAAGATAGAGGAGATAGATTGCCTTATCCCGCTTTCGTCGGACGAAAGCCTTACCTATTCAGATGAAAGCTCCGGGATAATGAGAAAGATATGGCTAAAGGGCGGCAAGCTCGCGGCAGTGAGGTGGACAGGGGCAGAACCGGCTACCGAGGCCTCGCACCTGCTGACCATGCTCCTCAACGGAGGTGATCTCTCCGCTGAAAGGGCGACGCTCCTTGCACCGCAGGGCGGCTGCCGGAAGGGTGGCTGCAAGACGGTCTGCTCGTGCAAGGGCGTGAGCGAATCGGCGATAGCCTCCGCCATCGAAAAAGGTACCAGCACTGTCGATGGAATAAAGGCCCTTCTGGCGGCAGGGACCTCTTGCGGCTCCTGCGTGCCTCAGATAAAAGAGATGCTCTCGGCAAGGATGTAG